The Pyrenophora tritici-repentis strain M4 chromosome 9, whole genome shotgun sequence sequence CGACGACGTTCTTGATGGGCAGGGCAGCGGAGGTGGTGCGGACGAGGTTGTCAGCGCTCTTAGCGGCCTTGACGTCCTCGGCGGAAGCATCACCCTGCTTGGTCTTGCCGTTGCGGCGGGGGAAGAGGATGAGACGCTTCCTGTACTCTTGGAGGCGCTCGACGTTGGCCTTGAGGCCCTCCTCGGAGAGGTTCTGGCGGCGAGGGTCGACCGAGATACCGATGGTGCGGGCGAACTTGCGGGGGATACCGGCGGCTGATTACTGTCAGTACGTGCTGTTCGAGAAAGTACGAGAAGATATGTACCCTTCAACTCAACGAGAGAGAAACCACGGCCGGGGCGGACACGGCGGTTGTACTTGACAGTCGGGCAGCGAACGACGGGCCTCAGCTTGTCAACAGGCCTGGGGGCGACCTTTGCAGCCTTGGCAACACGCGCATTGCGTCTGGACTTCTTCTTGCCAGGCTATTTGCAGTGTCAGAATCTAAACACAGGCGCCACAACTCTCAGCAAGGTGAGAGGGGAATTACCTGGTCGAAGTGCACGCGGACGTAGCGTTGCCTGTCAAAGTCAGCACTACTCAATATGAAGAATATGTACCTAGTATACTCACCAGTCCTTGTGGAAATGGTTCTTCTGGATCTGCTGGTTGTGCTTGATCGCCATTGTGTCGGATTGTCTATCGCAAGCTTGTCAGCCCTCGTCGTCCTTTTCTGAATCAATCGCAGCGCCGATTGTTTAATGATTCGAATGCGCGATGCATGGGTTCTTGACGTACCTCGATGGCGGACCTGGTGGTTAGTTATCGTACGGCTGTCAGGGAGAAATGTCGAAGTTCGCGATCAATTTTCGCTCTCGTGCGCGAGCCGAGTGACCGGCAAAACGTTGCGCCGGGGGTTAGCGTTGCCCCTAGTAGGAATGGCCGATGTCACCGAACAATCACCGACTCATCTTACTGAATATCACGCCGACATGCGTACGAAATGACAGCACATAACACCTGATTGGAAGTGGTTTTGAGGTCGGTTTTCTGTCTCAAGTTTCTGGAGATGTAACATCTAATTAACACTCGCATGGAGAACTAGTCACAATGAGAAGATGATATGAACAGATCCCTATTTACCCATTGATATCGGGCGTTTACTATACAAGAATGAATTACAAAAAGCGTAAAAATGTATCTTAGAAAAGGTGGAAACTCAACCAATCCACCTGAACCCAAATCTGTGCTTCCGTCACACAACAATTGCCCCCAGAACAGAACCCCTAATACACCAAAACGAAGGATTAAAAGCTCCCATCATTAGCGTCGAAAAACTCAGTCCCTGCACTATCAGCGCTCTTCCAACTCTCCCTTGGAATCTTGTCTTTGAGCCATGTCAGAACAGCATCTGTTCCCTTTTGGAGCACCTGTCGGTTGGGAACCCTGAACTTGTTCCCTTCGACCTCCAGGCCCGTCAAGGTGCCTTGGAGCAGGCCGATGCGTGGCTCTAGACGCTCAATGTCGTTGTTGCCTAGATTCACGATCCTCAGATTGGTCAAGCTATCGACGGATACTTCGGAAATCTTGTTGTCCGAAGCAAGCAGAGTCGTGAGCGAGGGAAACGACACATGAAGTATTGGGAGGATTCCAGAAAGGCGGTTGATCGAAACATCAAGAGTGACAAGATTAGGTGCGGTAAGGTATGTCGTCAGCGGCGTTAGAGAGGTAATCTTGTTGCTGGCGAGGCGAAGATCTCGGAGTTGTGGAAGATCGAGCGGAGCGGATAGTGCGACTTCGATGTTGTTCCTGGAGAGATCCAACAGAGTGAGATGGTCAAACTTCACTACGATGGACGGAATGGCCTCGAACTTGTTTCGCTGCAGGTGTAGTTGACGGAGTCCCTCTGCGAAGACCTCCAATGTGGCATCATCTATTTCCAGTTCACTCATGTCCTTGTCGGCGAGATCCAAGGTGCCTGAAGGAGTGAGTTGCCATTGGGTCTGAGTCTCTTCAACTGCGTTATCGAGGTCTTCGTCGATATTGGCTAGAGCTTCATCAGCTGGCAGTCGAGCAGCCAAGTCACGCTTCATCTCATCTGTGCCCATGGTGAGGAACTTGCGATCACGCAGTGGGTTCGCAGCGACTGTGAGATGATCCAGACTCTCCATAAGAGCTATTTTCTCATCTAGCTGTGTAATGTCGTTTCCTGTAAAGTCCGCAGTACGGAGCTGGTGTAGAGTGACGAAGCCTTCCGGCAAGGCCGAAAGCTTGTTCTCGCCTACTAGAAGCGTGATTAGACTAACCCAGGTCGAGACAGTGGGTAGAGACGTAAGTCGGTTCGTGGAAACGTTGAGAACCTTGAGGGCAGGCAAGTCCATTGCATCGCCGTCGCATAAAGAAGTAAGTGAATTCTGTGCCACATGTAACTCCTGTAGGGCTGATACAGAATCTATGCTGAATAGTGTGCCCCCGAGGCGGTTCTTCGATGCGTGAAGTTCAATGAGGGTCGATGAAAAGACCTGACGGGGAATAGAACGCAGCTGGTTGTCAGAAACATTAAGCGTTCGTAGTTGAGCCATGCGCTCAATGTCTATCGGTATGCTAGTCAGTTTGTTGGATTGTAGCTCGAGGACCTCTAAACCAGTAAGGTTGCAAAGGGCTGGAGAAAGGTCTCCTTGGAGATCGTTCTCTCCCAGCTTCAGTTCCCGCAGTGTTGGTATCTGAGCAATAACATCCAGCATATCCATAGATAGCTTGTTTCTTGACTGGGGTGTGTTAGCAGTGTACACCACACGCGCATCATAATCATCATAAGCCGCAGTGAGGGTTCACAAGTACATACCAAGTTCAATTTTGATAGCTGGGTGAGTCGCCTCATGCCGACTGGCAGCTCTCGAAGCAGGTTGCCGTGGAAATCAAGGTTCTGGACTCCCCCAAACTGAGGCCCAGCCTCGTCAGAATCCACCATGTCTTCGACTGTGACATCCGGAAACATGCTGTCTGGAAGAATCTCCAGCTCGTTATCAGCAGCTAAGATGGTGCTAAGATCGACGACCTCGCCCCAGGCAACCTTTGTATCGTTGGGATCGTAAATGTACATGGAGAGGACATCGTCTGGGATCTCCTTCAATCCCATTGCCGCAATGTTCAGGCGCCCGTCCGAACGAGCGCTATCGATACGTCGTCGCAATACAGACTTGCCACCCTTTGGGTTCTGGTTGAAAGGATCATCTTCGAGCCCAAAGTCAAAAGTTGCAATTTCGGCAGGATCAGGCACGATGACATCTGTAGGCGGAGTGTTGTTCCTCACCGGCTCGGTCTTTGCCTGTTTAGCAgctgctcttgcctttgCGATTTGTTCCCGCAGTGCGTTGGAAGAACTTGCGGGTTTGGGGGGCGATTCGGTAACGTCGGGCTTCTTTGCAGCCTTGGCTTTCGCAATGTGATCGCGCAGCGCGACGGAAGAGCTGGGAACCCTTCGGACAGTGTCTGGTGTCTTCTTCACAGGGGTATCACGATTTGGCGAGGCGACTGCAGTTCCAGGAGGTGAAATAGCCTGACCAAAAACATTGCCTAGTGATGGTTTGGGCTTCGGTGTTCGCGTAGCAAGGCTTTTGCTTGTTGATAGCGGTCGAGCTTTGGGCGTGTTCTGCAGGTTCTGGGTAGTAGACAATGTCGATGATGATGGCTGCTTCTTAACCGTCGATACGGAACGTGACACGGAGTTTGTTCTACTGGGCGTTACAGTAGATGTAGTGACGCTTGCACTGGCGCTTCGCTGGCCGGGAGCTGTCATTGACAGTCTGTTGGATGGGCCACCAAGCCTCCTCGGTGTAGCTGGTGCTGCTTGTGGGGCGCCATCACTTGTCGAGGGTCTACTGCCGTTCGACGTTGCGGAGGCTGGTCGCAGCGGAGGGGGCATGCTGTTGTCGGCATTGAAGAAACTCGACCTGCGTCTACCTTTCTTAGGTGCTGGTGACGACGGCAGCTGTGATAGACTTTCTATGGTTCTTTCTGAGAGCGACTGTCTACTTTTCTTCCTCGCTATGTCCTTGGATATCGCATCATCTTTGACTGCGTAGTCTGCCTCAGGATCGTCCTCGTTGAAGCCTGCCCTTGAACTGGCTCGCGAGGACGCCCTTGATGCTGACCTGAAGTCATTTAGGCTACCGAGTGTATCGTCTTCGCCTGGGGTAGATGAAGAGGTTGGCCTTGACTGCTCGTTTGCCTGACGAGATGGGGGGCGCGCAAAGGGTCGTCTAATAACGGATGCGTCGCTCGAAGTCGAGGAGATGGTAGAGGTGATGGAATGACGTGGATGGCCAAAGCTGGGGATCCCGCTCGCCCGGCGAGGGTTGGATGCCAGGGGAGCTCTACCAGAGCTTGAGTTGGCAGACGTTGGCTGCGAGGCGGTCGACGCGGTGGTGTTGGAGCGGGCGAGCGATGCCCTCGATGTCTTCTTCTGTAGTGTCGATGCTGTCGGTCGCGATATAGACTGGAGCGACGGTTTCCTCCGCAGGGGTTGGTCGTTGGATATGTTGGATATGGCCGAGTTGGACGGCTTCTTGCGCAGCTGTTCGGTCGAAGCTGGCGCCCGCAATTGCGAGACACTGCCTGAGGGTCTAAGCACCGGGAGTCGGGATGGCGCTGGTCGGGGGATGCCTGACGGGCGTGAGACGGGTGATGATTCCATGGTCGTGCGCGCTATACAATGCTACGCCTAATGGCTAGGGAGGCGTTCATGCAAACGAGCAAAGCGAAACACACGCCCAACCAAGAAAAAGGGCCCTGAGTGCTCCGCTTACGGAAGACGACTTGTTTCCTGACAGGTTGCTTTTGCACGAGGCCAAATCTCCGCGCTCGGAGCGGCTGCGTGTCTGAGCGCGGGGGGTGGCCGTTGCTGTTACCCATCGCAACCCCGAATGTTTAGAGTTTCATCATCGCGCGCCCGTATTGGGGTTAGCGCTGGTGCCCGCCGTGGCAGGAACGACGGACGGGCCCACAAACCTCGACAGGTCTACCCGCTACTCAAGCATCTTCTCCGCTGTCACGCTTGTTCCGCGCGCATCGTCTGTTGCCAACGCATCTTTATCTCCCTTGGGAACTTGTTGTAGTCGCAGCCCATTCACGACTCTTCTTGTGCAAACGCGCGTCGACACGCGCACACCGGCCACCGCTGTTTGCATCTTCGTCGCCGAGCATTGTCATACACACCAACATCCCCACCACCCGCGCCGTACTCCCAGCTTCTTTGACACCGTCTTTTCCCGCGTCTCAGACTTGGACGGGACAAAACGCACGTCTACCCCGCCAACACCCTTCCAGCACACCCTCTCCAAGTGTGGTGCGTCGCTAGGCCGATCGCGCCTCGGGCAGCATGGAGTCCCACGCACCGCAATACCAACCGTCGCAGGACACATTGGTGCCTACTACCGAATATGCGCCTCCTGAAACGCCCAAGCTGCGCTCCCCATCGCCTGCTGAGTCGGCCGCGGCCTTGAGCATGTCAAAACTCGCGTCCCCAGACCGTGTCAAGTTCATCTCCCCCGCACCTCGAACAACTTCCTCCATGACACCTCCACCGTCTTCGCAGATCCCAGGCATACGCGCTGCAATGCGGACGCCTACTCCCCCCACCCCACAGCTTACTTCTCCGCCGCCTACCAGTAAGCTGCCAGACCAGCCGTCTGCCTTGACAGACATGGGAGCAGGCTTGTACCCGCAGGATCAGGTCAATGCTGCTTCCGCTGAGGAACTGCGGTCCATGGTCAACAGTCTGTCCAATGCATTACGCGACATGCGGCTTTCAGCAGCCCACTACAAGCTACAGTACAACATGGCTGTAATGGAGAGCCAGGAGGCCGCAAGCCGCATGGCTGTTGAGCTAGCCATGACCCACCGAGAATTAGACGTCCTCCAGCAAGCCGAAGAGAAGCGCAAAAACACTATTGCAGTCCCTGAACAGAACTACCAGGAGTCGGCACATGCAGCCAATGCCATGTTACTCTCTGACATGAGTCGCCAGAACCAAATGTTGCAGAGCGAAAACGAGGAGCTTCGCGATATGCTTGAACAGCAGAAACGCCTGACGGAGCACCGAGAAGGCGAGCTTGCTAGCGTCTTGGACGAGAACGACCGGCTCAAGACACGCATTCGCAAGAACCGCGATCATATTGCTCCCCTTCTTGAGCAAATCGAGCAATCCTCGCCGCGATCCAACTTTGGAACCCCCCTCCAACCTACTCCCAGAACTCGCGTTGGTCGTGTTCCAGCCCCTCTTTCTCAAGACAGCAGAAGTCAAAACAACTTTGAAGCTCTTCTGCTAGCCGACAAGATGCTGAGCCAAGAGGTTGCCACTGCTCCTTCGACCCCGAACAGGATACACGCACCCAAGTCACGCTTTGGTCATCAGCGAGGCGCACAGTCCTTGTCATCAATACCTCAGACGCCCAACCGTCGAGTTGCCTACCCACGTACCCAGGTACCTCGCACACCACCAGCGTTTGTGCCAACCAGCATACCTCAATCAGCACCCCCAGCGCATTACCAGCATCAGCAGAAGCCCTCGAACACCAGACGCCAAAGCAGCAACTCGACCATCACGGCGTCTAGCATTGATGATGAGGAAGCTTTCACTGACAGAGAGGAAGATGAAGTGCCTGAATCCCAAGCCAGCCAAATGGCAAGAAATCTCCTTCAAAGACCGCCCCCAACAAAGGGCATGATGTCTGCCCCAGCACCACAATCGAATCTAATTCAAAGCAAAATCTTCGGACAAGTCAAGAAAGGCCATGGCCTCAGCCGCGCTGGCGAGTTGAAGCGAGGGCGCGTAGCGTCTACCACCGACCTTCAAACAAGTCCACCAAAGCGCGGACGCGTTGATCAAGGAGTAGGTCTCGGCATTGGCGGCTTATTGCGCGAATAGAACCGTTCCTGACCGTTTTGGCAGGGAGCTTTTTAGTTACGAATTATTATGATTATGGAAACGACGGGTGCAACTTGGCTTGCAGCTTGCTTGTTTGTTTTTTGCAATTGGTTTCTTTTGGAAACTACGGTTTGGATACCCTTCTGGCATGCTGTTTGAATCTACAGCGAAACTGACTTTATGCTTTACCCGCTATGATGCATGGGCCTTTTATTGGATATGATGGATTGTCATAGAGGGCATGTGGGGGGATATCTATTTAGCTAGCGACCTTGCTTCAATGTataacatgatccatgggcgagcggcgcacacgggcgagcggcgcaccccaccaacttttgcaactttaaagcgatgcatctcaacaacgcgataatattattgctagatattaatacagtagattactctatattaatagtatcagtcttgcatgtgcgcgagttgtgcccagtctccttgcacctagtgcagcgcctttgagcccgctggctaaggcctgatcgcgctcctccttgacgctcttcatgagcaatctgctggtcagcctcattttgagccagtatatcctctccagctccctttgtgagtactccatgcttctgtatacgccttttagagcgccgcctacgctctgaggctgcgctgttggccttctcaagactagagatccgatcgcgcatcagctcagcagagagcatcatcacctcggcgcccttctttagctggtcaatcgccataataattgaagctggtgatgagctcttgtgctggcgcacgcgctcacgtattaggcttgactgagcctcaagctcacgtacgttgctcggcgtttgagctacccagggagcctctggcagagctgctggaggagtaggtgtacgcagttgtacatctacctttgatagaacagcctctggttgtagaggaacaaggcctgcgccgcggaaggctgagcagatattggctggcgtgaacgcttgatcaaatgctgccttgaacgctggcagaaactctagcttggtgatgtggttgatgtggttgcgcatgaggctctccacctcacggctgtacgcgcgcttcaatggcgagaagcagccaacatcaagtggctggagtaggtgagatgagtgaggaggcatacagagcgtatggatattgttctccttgcagagctcctggaactctagagattggtggctcttatggccatcaataataagcaggcgacgcgcgcctacactacgagcctgcgtgtgagcgttgaagtgctttagccactcaactccaagctcattattcgtccagccattatcgctgactgcgatcgcccagtcgcgtgggatctcagcttccttataccaggctgataggtggtactggccagcgaagatgaggaacggtgggactgaccagccagcagcgctgatagcagcgatcagcgttacccactcgcgattgcctggctgaatactcttcggcctgcctctcctctctgctcctgttataactagctgcgttgtaatcttgcccatcataaagccagcttcatcaaagttgtagacgtcctcatcgcagatacctagctcagcctttgtctcttctataagcttaaaccacctctttattaatgttgcatcctcacaaagagctctctgcctatcgtacgcttggttgaaacacgtccgaagactgtctgtacgcttaacaaaggtagatggccagttgactccaacctgctctccaccacgcgcagccagcagcttatcagccatatcacgtacagctgtgtaggtaggcgcaaatccacgcagatctagctgaagtatatagctgataatcacctcctcttctctctgggtaagcttccttgagttgggcgggcaatcgcgtcgggcaggtataccagcgcgtcggcggcggagcgttgtttcggctacgttgtagactactgcagcagtacgggtaccttggatctggtgcgcattaatagatgagatagcaagctgaatatctgcttcatttgatagtaattgagtagcg is a genomic window containing:
- a CDS encoding 60S ribosomal protein eL13, with product MAIKHNQQIQKNHFHKDWQRYVRVHFDQPGKKKSRRNARVAKAAKVAPRPVDKLRPVVRCPTVKYNRRVRPGRGFSLVELKAAGIPRKFARTIGISVDPRRQNLSEEGLKANVERLQEYRKRLILFPRRNGKTKQGDASAEDVKAAKSADNLVRTTSAALPIKNVVEFEEGPIGNYEATENAYRKLRDARSEARLVGVREKRAKAKAEEADSKKK
- a CDS encoding Leucine-rich repeat (LRR) protein; this translates as MESSPVSRPSGIPRPAPSRLPVLRPSGSVSQLRAPASTEQLRKKPSNSAISNISNDQPLRRKPSLQSISRPTASTLQKKTSRASLARSNTTASTASQPTSANSSSGRAPLASNPRRASGIPSFGHPRHSITSTISSTSSDASVIRRPFARPPSRQANEQSRPTSSSTPGEDDTLGSLNDFRSASRASSRASSRAGFNEDDPEADYAVKDDAISKDIARKKSRQSLSERTIESLSQLPSSPAPKKGRRRSSFFNADNSMPPPLRPASATSNGSRPSTSDGAPQAAPATPRRLGGPSNRLSMTAPGQRSASASVTTSTVTPSRTNSVSRSVSTVKKQPSSSTLSTTQNLQNTPKARPLSTSKSLATRTPKPKPSLGNVFGQAISPPGTAVASPNRDTPVKKTPDTVRRVPSSSVALRDHIAKAKAAKKPDVTESPPKPASSSNALREQIAKARAAAKQAKTEPVRNNTPPTDVIVPDPAEIATFDFGLEDDPFNQNPKGGKSVLRRRIDSARSDGRLNIAAMGLKEIPDDVLSMYIYDPNDTKVAWGEVVDLSTILAADNELEILPDSMFPDVTVEDMVDSDEAGPQFGGVQNLDFHGNLLRELPVGMRRLTQLSKLNLSRNKLSMDMLDVIAQIPTLRELKLGENDLQGDLSPALCNLTGLEVLELQSNKLTSIPIDIERMAQLRTLNVSDNQLRSIPRQVFSSTLIELHASKNRLGGTLFSIDSVSALQELHVAQNSLTSLCDGDAMDLPALKVLNVSTNRLTSLPTVSTWVSLITLLVGENKLSALPEGFVTLHQLRTADFTGNDITQLDEKIALMESLDHLTVAANPLRDRKFLTMGTDEMKRDLAARLPADEALANIDEDLDNAVEETQTQWQLTPSGTLDLADKDMSELEIDDATLEVFAEGLRQLHLQRNKFEAIPSIVVKFDHLTLLDLSRNNIEVALSAPLDLPQLRDLRLASNKITSLTPLTTYLTAPNLVTLDVSINRLSGILPILHVSFPSLTTLLASDNKISEVSVDSLTNLRIVNLGNNDIERLEPRIGLLQGTLTGLEVEGNKFRVPNRQVLQKGTDAVLTWLKDKIPRESWKSADSAGTEFFDANDGSF
- a CDS encoding DUF3295 multi-domain protein — encoded protein: MESHAPQYQPSQDTLVPTTEYAPPETPKLRSPSPAESAAALSMSKLASPDRVKFISPAPRTTSSMTPPPSSQIPGIRAAMRTPTPPTPQLTSPPPTSKLPDQPSALTDMGAGLYPQDQVNAASAEELRSMVNSLSNALRDMRLSAAHYKLQYNMAVMESQEAASRMAVELAMTHRELDVLQQAEEKRKNTIAVPEQNYQESAHAANAMLLSDMSRQNQMLQSENEELRDMLEQQKRLTEHREGELASVLDENDRLKTRIRKNRDHIAPLLEQIEQSSPRSNFGTPLQPTPRTRVGRVPAPLSQDSRSQNNFEALLLADKMLSQEVATAPSTPNRIHAPKSRFGHQRGAQSLSSIPQTPNRRVAYPRTQVPRTPPAFVPTSIPQSAPPAHYQHQQKPSNTRRQSSNSTITASSIDDEEAFTDREEDEVPESQASQMARNLLQRPPPTKGMMSAPAPQSNLIQSKIFGQVKKGHGLSRAGELKRGRVASTTDLQTSPPKRGRVDQGVGLGIGGLLRE